One genomic window of Candidatus Pseudobacter hemicellulosilyticus includes the following:
- a CDS encoding MG2 domain-containing protein, translated as MRKLLFAAITISVVLVLSCNRSLVSLDYTNAKEEVPPLGNLVFRFDKALVADSLLNQWDSTDYISFQPAIKGRFRWESPEQLVFSPAQPLPPATDFKATLKSDLLQYVKSVKLGDASISFHTPALQLDNTNITWLLKDERSNTPIPQLDLYFNYPVNPGTIKDKLSLKVAGQPVSFSMITLANDNRISVQLQGLKAEDKDLETQVTLEKGLIPEGGQNGTKAAIEQKLSIPSPFNLSVNDVSAEHDGSGGTVYVRTSQQVILDKLSTFIKINPAVKFTVEETEDGFAIRSDNFDADKTYVLSLLKGLRGRIGGTLREQSDNTIAFGELEPSVSFGNSKAVYLSGKGAQNIEVKIVNVPKVKVIISKIYESNILAAQRFGYYPTDSRRGSDDEDDYYYDDYNSYQSDLTVGDVIYEKEIETRTLPKYGNSRLFTFNAEDRLPDFKGIYHIKIRSATSYWLSDSRFISKSDIGLIAKEGKDKILVFANSIKTAEGMAGVNMVAYGNNNQVLAMGATNEQGVAELAFTRKEFAGFKPAMIIAKTAEDFNYLPFNNTRVNTSRFEVGGKRSNSTGLDAFIYAERDIYRPGEKVNFSVIIRDRDWKSPGELPVKLKFLLPNGKELKQFRKSLNAQGSLEGDVDIAESAITGSYVLEVFTSNDVLLASRNFSIEEFVPDRIRVSATLDKPFLTPGQSASLAISAQNFFGPPAANRNYETEIQVSPKYFRPKKYTAFNFAIENLGLSLDKVVSEGSTDNDGKASVNYSVPSMFSNAGILQASFYATVFDETGRPVSRNTTADIYTQNVYFGAGGDGYYYYPLNQSVRFPIIAVDKNEQVVSAKAQVKVIKHEYRTVLTRSGSYFRYESQKDDKVVAEQTLNISGEQSVYAFVPRSPGNYELRISVPGAAAYVSKEFYSYGSWGADNSSFEVNTEGNIDIELDKAGYQTGENAKVLFKTPFSGRMLVTMETDKVVSYQYVNVEKRTASVDLKLGAEHLPNVYVTATLFKPHEVSDIPLTVAHGFQSIRVEESNRKLDVVIEAQKAVRSRTHQVVKVKAAPNSFVTLAAVDNGVLQVSDFKTPDPYNHFYARKALEVNAFDLYPLLFPELRARLSSTGGDGELDMNKRTNPMPAKRIKLVSYWSGITKANGSGEASFEFDIPQFSGEVRLMAVAYKDERFGSSEQAMTVADPLVLSIALPRFLSPKDTVNVPVIITNTTDKSTSATASLTVSGPLQVVGSKSQSVSLSAKAENRALFQVVAAPSVNVGHIKVEVQGLGEKFSDETEISVRPASPLQVLTGSGSLTGGNGQKINIPLNDFLPGSSDYQLVVSRSPALELGKHLRYLVQYPYGCTEQTVSAAFPQLYYGDLTDQMNIRQNARSNANYNVLEAIRKIKLRQLYNGAITLWDGEGSENWWTSVYATHFLVEAQKAGFEVNKNVLNGALAYLNNKLRNRETINYYYNQDQQKKIAPKEVAYSLYVLALAGRPNISVMNYYKANPQLLSLDAKYLLSVSYAVAGDKARFREMLPVSFSGEVSLPQTGGSFYSDIRDEAIALNALLDVDPANAQVPLMAKHVADKLKQRSWYSTQECSFSFLALGKIARAANKATVNATITVNGKTVGKAEAAPLRLTAKQLGGTNVDISAKGEGRLYYYWQSEGISAGGSYKEEDSYIRIRKKFFDRYGRVISGNSFKQNDLVVVQLTLEKLYSGNIENVAVSDLLPAGFEIENPRTKEIPGMDWIKDAGTPTSLDVRDDRINLFVDLYNSKQTYYYAVRAVSPGSFIMGPVSAEAMYNGEYHSYNGAGVIRITQ; from the coding sequence ATGCGTAAACTACTGTTTGCCGCAATCACCATCTCCGTTGTACTTGTGCTCTCCTGCAACCGGAGCCTTGTCAGCCTTGACTATACCAACGCCAAAGAAGAGGTGCCGCCATTGGGCAATCTCGTTTTCCGCTTCGATAAAGCCCTGGTGGCAGATTCCCTGCTGAACCAGTGGGATTCCACGGACTATATCAGCTTCCAGCCTGCTATTAAGGGGCGCTTCCGCTGGGAGAGCCCGGAGCAGCTGGTGTTCTCGCCGGCGCAGCCGCTGCCGCCAGCCACTGATTTCAAAGCCACGCTGAAAAGCGACCTGCTGCAGTATGTCAAATCGGTCAAGCTGGGCGATGCCAGTATCAGCTTCCATACGCCTGCGCTGCAGCTGGACAATACCAATATCACCTGGTTGCTGAAGGATGAGCGTTCCAATACGCCCATACCGCAGCTGGACCTGTATTTCAATTACCCGGTCAATCCCGGTACTATCAAGGATAAGCTGAGCCTGAAAGTAGCCGGCCAGCCCGTATCTTTTTCCATGATCACCCTGGCCAATGACAACCGGATCTCTGTACAGCTGCAGGGTCTGAAAGCAGAAGATAAAGACCTGGAGACACAGGTGACCCTGGAGAAAGGACTGATCCCGGAAGGCGGGCAGAATGGCACCAAGGCTGCCATTGAACAAAAGTTGTCCATTCCTTCACCTTTTAATTTATCTGTCAATGATGTCAGCGCTGAGCATGATGGTAGCGGCGGTACCGTGTATGTGCGTACCAGCCAGCAGGTGATCCTGGACAAGCTCAGCACTTTTATTAAGATCAATCCGGCTGTAAAATTCACAGTAGAGGAAACAGAAGATGGTTTTGCCATCCGCAGTGACAACTTTGACGCCGATAAAACCTATGTGCTTTCCCTGCTGAAAGGACTGCGTGGCCGTATCGGCGGCACGCTGCGGGAGCAGTCGGACAATACTATTGCCTTCGGCGAACTGGAACCGTCAGTGAGCTTCGGCAACAGCAAGGCTGTATATCTTTCCGGCAAGGGCGCACAGAATATTGAAGTGAAGATCGTGAATGTGCCCAAGGTGAAAGTGATCATCTCCAAGATCTATGAAAGCAATATCCTGGCCGCCCAGCGTTTTGGCTATTATCCAACTGATAGCCGAAGGGGTTCAGACGATGAGGACGATTATTATTATGATGATTACAACAGCTACCAGAGCGATCTGACCGTGGGTGATGTGATCTATGAAAAAGAGATAGAGACCAGGACCCTGCCAAAATATGGCAATAGCCGCCTGTTCACTTTCAATGCGGAAGACCGCCTGCCGGATTTCAAAGGCATTTACCATATCAAGATCCGCTCCGCCACCAGTTACTGGCTGAGTGATAGCCGCTTTATTTCCAAATCAGATATCGGCCTGATTGCCAAAGAAGGGAAAGATAAGATCCTGGTCTTTGCCAATTCCATCAAGACCGCTGAAGGAATGGCGGGTGTGAACATGGTAGCGTATGGCAACAATAACCAGGTGCTGGCCATGGGCGCCACCAACGAACAGGGCGTGGCCGAACTGGCTTTCACCCGGAAAGAGTTTGCCGGTTTCAAGCCTGCTATGATCATTGCCAAAACAGCCGAAGATTTCAACTACCTGCCTTTTAATAATACACGCGTTAATACTTCCCGGTTTGAAGTGGGCGGCAAACGCAGCAACAGTACGGGCCTGGACGCCTTCATTTATGCAGAGAGGGATATTTACCGGCCGGGAGAAAAAGTGAACTTCTCGGTGATCATCCGGGACCGCGACTGGAAATCGCCCGGTGAGCTGCCCGTAAAACTGAAATTCCTGCTGCCCAATGGCAAAGAGCTGAAGCAATTCCGTAAATCACTCAATGCCCAGGGTTCCCTGGAAGGCGATGTGGATATTGCGGAATCAGCCATCACCGGCAGTTACGTACTGGAAGTATTTACCAGCAATGATGTGTTACTGGCCAGTCGCAATTTCAGCATCGAAGAATTTGTACCGGACAGGATCCGCGTATCGGCTACGCTGGATAAGCCCTTCCTGACCCCGGGCCAGTCGGCCAGCCTGGCCATCAGCGCCCAGAACTTCTTTGGGCCGCCGGCCGCCAACCGTAATTATGAAACGGAGATCCAGGTAAGTCCGAAATATTTCCGTCCTAAAAAATATACGGCCTTCAATTTCGCCATCGAGAATTTAGGCCTGTCCCTGGATAAAGTAGTGAGCGAAGGCAGTACGGATAATGACGGCAAGGCTTCGGTCAATTATTCCGTGCCTTCCATGTTCAGCAATGCCGGTATCCTGCAGGCCAGTTTCTATGCTACCGTATTTGATGAAACAGGCCGGCCGGTGAGCCGCAATACCACGGCCGATATCTATACCCAGAACGTTTATTTTGGTGCTGGTGGCGATGGGTATTACTATTACCCGCTGAACCAGTCGGTCCGCTTCCCCATCATTGCCGTAGACAAGAATGAGCAGGTGGTGAGCGCCAAAGCCCAGGTCAAAGTGATCAAACATGAGTACCGGACTGTACTGACCCGCAGCGGCAGCTATTTCCGCTATGAGTCCCAGAAAGATGATAAAGTAGTGGCGGAGCAAACCCTCAACATCAGCGGAGAGCAAAGCGTTTATGCTTTTGTGCCGCGTTCACCGGGCAATTATGAATTAAGGATCTCGGTGCCGGGCGCTGCTGCTTATGTCAGCAAAGAGTTCTACAGCTATGGCTCCTGGGGTGCTGATAACAGCTCCTTTGAAGTGAATACCGAAGGCAATATTGATATTGAGCTGGACAAGGCCGGCTATCAGACCGGAGAGAATGCCAAAGTGCTGTTCAAAACACCTTTCAGCGGCCGGATGCTGGTGACCATGGAAACAGATAAGGTAGTATCCTATCAATATGTCAATGTAGAAAAACGCACTGCTTCGGTAGACCTGAAACTGGGCGCCGAGCACCTGCCCAATGTATATGTAACAGCTACTCTTTTCAAGCCACACGAGGTGAGCGATATTCCGCTCACGGTGGCGCATGGCTTCCAGAGCATCCGCGTGGAAGAAAGCAACCGGAAACTGGACGTGGTGATAGAAGCGCAGAAAGCTGTTCGCTCCCGCACCCACCAGGTGGTGAAAGTGAAGGCTGCGCCCAATAGTTTTGTGACCCTGGCAGCTGTAGACAATGGGGTATTGCAGGTGAGCGATTTCAAAACACCTGATCCCTATAATCATTTCTATGCCCGCAAGGCCCTGGAGGTAAACGCGTTTGACCTGTACCCGCTGCTCTTCCCCGAACTGCGTGCCCGCCTGAGCAGTACCGGTGGTGATGGAGAACTGGATATGAACAAACGTACCAACCCGATGCCTGCCAAGCGGATCAAACTGGTTTCTTACTGGAGCGGTATCACCAAAGCCAATGGCAGTGGTGAGGCCAGCTTTGAATTTGATATCCCGCAGTTCAGCGGTGAGGTCAGGCTGATGGCCGTGGCGTATAAGGATGAGCGCTTCGGCAGCAGTGAGCAGGCCATGACCGTAGCTGATCCGCTGGTGCTGAGCATCGCCCTGCCGCGCTTCCTCAGTCCGAAGGATACGGTCAATGTACCGGTGATCATTACCAATACCACGGATAAGTCTACCTCGGCTACAGCTTCGCTTACTGTCAGCGGCCCGCTGCAGGTGGTAGGCAGTAAGAGCCAGTCTGTTTCCCTGTCGGCCAAAGCAGAGAACAGGGCCCTGTTCCAGGTAGTGGCTGCGCCTTCTGTCAATGTGGGCCATATCAAAGTGGAAGTACAGGGATTGGGAGAGAAATTCAGTGATGAAACGGAGATCAGCGTTCGTCCCGCCTCGCCCCTGCAGGTATTGACAGGCAGTGGCTCCCTGACCGGCGGCAATGGGCAGAAGATCAATATTCCGCTTAACGATTTCCTGCCCGGCAGCTCGGACTACCAGCTGGTGGTGAGCCGCAGCCCGGCCCTGGAGCTGGGTAAGCACCTGCGCTACCTGGTGCAGTATCCTTACGGCTGCACGGAGCAGACGGTTTCCGCCGCCTTCCCGCAATTGTATTATGGTGATCTGACCGACCAGATGAATATCCGGCAGAACGCTCGTTCCAACGCCAACTATAACGTGCTGGAAGCGATCCGCAAGATCAAGCTGCGCCAGTTGTACAATGGCGCCATCACGCTCTGGGATGGGGAAGGATCGGAGAACTGGTGGACCAGCGTATATGCCACGCATTTCCTGGTAGAAGCCCAGAAAGCAGGATTTGAGGTGAATAAGAATGTGCTCAACGGGGCGCTGGCTTATCTCAACAATAAACTGCGCAATCGCGAGACCATCAACTATTACTATAACCAGGACCAGCAAAAGAAAATAGCGCCCAAAGAAGTGGCTTATAGTCTATATGTACTGGCGCTGGCGGGCAGGCCCAATATTTCCGTGATGAACTATTACAAGGCCAATCCGCAGCTGCTGAGCCTGGATGCCAAATACCTGCTGAGCGTATCCTATGCAGTAGCGGGGGATAAGGCCAGGTTCAGGGAAATGCTGCCCGTTTCTTTCAGTGGCGAGGTCTCCCTGCCGCAGACCGGAGGTAGCTTCTATTCCGATATCCGGGATGAAGCCATTGCCCTGAATGCCTTGCTGGATGTGGATCCTGCCAATGCACAGGTCCCACTTATGGCCAAACATGTGGCCGATAAGCTGAAACAACGCAGCTGGTACAGCACCCAGGAATGTTCCTTTAGTTTCCTGGCCCTGGGTAAGATAGCCCGTGCCGCCAACAAGGCTACGGTCAATGCCACTATCACGGTGAATGGCAAAACAGTGGGCAAGGCGGAAGCCGCGCCGCTGCGTTTAACAGCCAAACAGCTGGGAGGCACTAATGTGGATATCAGTGCCAAAGGGGAGGGCCGTCTCTATTATTACTGGCAGAGTGAGGGTATCAGCGCCGGTGGTTCATACAAAGAAGAGGACAGCTATATCCGCATCCGGAAGAAATTCTTCGACCGCTATGGCCGGGTGATCAGCGGCAACAGCTTTAAGCAGAACGACCTGGTAGTGGTGCAGCTGACGCTGGAAAAACTGTACAGCGGCAATATTGAGAATGTGGCTGTGTCCGACCTGCTGCCTGCCGGCTTTGAGATCGAGAACCCGCGTACCAAGGAGATCCCCGGTATGGATTGGATCAAGGATGCAGGAACGCCTACATCGCTGGATGTGCGGGACGACCGGATCAACCTCTTCGTAGACCTGTACAACAGCAAGCAGACCTATTACTATGCGGTACGTGCTGTATCTCCGGGTAGCTTTATTATGGGACCAGTGAGTGCGGAAGCCATGTATAACGGCGAATATCATTCGTACAATGGCGCCGGCGTGATCCGCATCACGCAATAA
- a CDS encoding DUF2807 domain-containing protein has protein sequence MSIIYFQKRPFPGIALLLAFSSLYLTACHFSGDSVKGNGHVVTEDRNVPGFEGVRSSGSSDLYVSEGAQSLKIEAEENLLPYIETEVRDGILRIGVRDNTWMRTTKDVKIYISAPTFKVIRSSGSGDIIGQSRISNPDRIEVGVAGSADINLEVDAPELESEIAGSGNVDLKGVTRNLKAKISGSGNIRAGELQTENTEIRIAGSGDATVFASVKLDVRITGSGSVKHKGGAQVNTHVTGSGSVTKLD, from the coding sequence ATGAGCATCATCTACTTTCAAAAACGTCCTTTCCCGGGCATTGCCCTTTTACTGGCTTTCAGTTCTTTATACCTGACAGCCTGTCATTTTTCCGGTGATTCCGTTAAAGGCAACGGCCATGTTGTTACTGAAGACCGTAACGTCCCCGGCTTTGAAGGGGTGCGTTCCAGCGGTTCCTCTGATCTATATGTTTCCGAAGGCGCCCAGTCCCTGAAGATTGAAGCGGAAGAAAACCTGCTGCCTTATATAGAGACCGAAGTGCGGGATGGTATCCTGCGGATCGGGGTGCGGGACAATACCTGGATGCGCACCACCAAAGACGTCAAGATTTATATCAGCGCCCCCACTTTTAAGGTGATCCGCTCCAGCGGGTCGGGAGATATTATTGGCCAGAGCCGCATCAGCAACCCGGACCGTATTGAAGTGGGTGTTGCCGGCAGTGCCGATATCAACCTGGAAGTGGATGCGCCGGAATTGGAGTCAGAGATTGCCGGCAGCGGCAATGTGGACCTGAAAGGCGTTACCAGGAACCTCAAGGCCAAGATCAGCGGCAGCGGCAATATCCGCGCCGGTGAACTGCAGACGGAAAATACCGAGATCAGGATTGCCGGCAGCGGAGATGCTACCGTTTTTGCCAGCGTTAAACTGGATGTACGGATCACGGGCAGCGGCAGTGTGAAACACAAAGGCGGCGCACAGGTGAATACCCATGTTACCGGCAGCGGCAGTGTTACCAAGCTTGATTAA
- the guaA gene encoding glutamine-hydrolyzing GMP synthase, which translates to MTEKILILDFGSQYTQLIARAVREANVYCEIVPYHHKIVVDPSLKGVILSGSPFSVNDPKAPEVDINSLHQQLPILGVCYGAQLTAKLFGGQVAKSNKREYGRALMQKKTDDILLKDVMDASQVWMSHSDSVLQVPPGFEVLASTESIPFAAFKKNGASLPLYGVQFHPEVYHSTEGKKIIKNFLVNICGCHQDWTPAHFVTDTVEALRNQIGDRKVIMALSGGVDSTVAATLIHKAIGDRLSGIFVDNGVLRKDEFEQVLETYNTIGLNVKGVDAKDLFYRELEGKTDPEAKRKTIGKLFIDVFQEEAKKVAGVELLGQGTIYPDVIESVSVHGPSVTIKSHHNVGGLPDIMHLELVEPLRFLFKDEVRRVGHELGIPADLLNRHPFPGPGLAIRILGEITPEKVQLLQNADHRYIQGLKDHNLYDQVWQAGSILLPVKSVGVMGDERTYEYTVALRAVTSVDGMTADWAHLPYEFLAFISNDIINNVQGINRVVYDISSKPPATIEWE; encoded by the coding sequence ATGACGGAAAAGATACTTATTCTCGATTTCGGCAGCCAATATACTCAATTGATTGCCAGGGCCGTCCGCGAGGCCAATGTGTACTGTGAAATTGTTCCTTATCACCATAAGATAGTGGTTGATCCTTCGCTGAAAGGCGTGATCCTGTCCGGGTCCCCCTTCTCCGTGAACGATCCCAAAGCCCCCGAAGTGGATATCAACAGCCTGCACCAGCAGCTGCCTATCCTGGGCGTTTGCTATGGCGCCCAGCTGACCGCCAAACTGTTCGGCGGCCAGGTAGCCAAAAGCAACAAAAGAGAATATGGCCGTGCCCTCATGCAGAAGAAAACGGACGATATCCTGCTGAAGGACGTCATGGATGCTTCCCAGGTCTGGATGAGCCATAGTGATTCCGTACTCCAGGTGCCTCCCGGTTTTGAGGTGCTGGCTTCTACAGAAAGCATTCCCTTCGCCGCCTTCAAAAAGAATGGCGCCAGCCTCCCCCTCTATGGCGTACAGTTCCATCCGGAAGTATACCATAGCACTGAAGGCAAAAAGATCATTAAGAACTTCCTCGTCAATATATGTGGCTGCCACCAGGACTGGACCCCGGCCCACTTCGTCACCGATACAGTGGAAGCGCTCCGCAACCAGATCGGCGACCGTAAAGTGATCATGGCCCTCAGCGGTGGTGTGGACAGCACTGTTGCCGCCACCCTGATCCACAAAGCCATTGGCGATCGCCTCTCCGGTATTTTTGTAGACAACGGCGTACTGCGCAAAGATGAATTTGAGCAGGTGCTGGAAACATATAATACCATTGGCCTGAACGTAAAAGGCGTGGACGCCAAAGACCTGTTCTACCGCGAACTGGAAGGCAAAACGGATCCCGAGGCCAAACGCAAGACCATCGGCAAGCTCTTCATTGATGTATTCCAGGAAGAAGCCAAAAAAGTAGCAGGTGTTGAACTGCTGGGACAGGGTACTATCTACCCGGACGTGATTGAAAGTGTATCTGTTCACGGCCCTTCTGTGACCATCAAATCGCACCATAATGTGGGTGGCCTGCCCGATATCATGCACCTGGAACTGGTGGAGCCCCTGCGCTTCCTGTTCAAGGATGAAGTAAGAAGAGTAGGTCATGAGCTTGGCATCCCTGCCGACCTCCTCAACCGCCACCCATTCCCCGGTCCCGGTCTCGCTATCAGAATTTTAGGAGAAATTACTCCGGAGAAGGTGCAACTTTTACAGAACGCAGACCATCGTTATATACAGGGTTTGAAAGATCACAACCTGTACGACCAGGTATGGCAGGCAGGTTCCATCCTGCTCCCCGTTAAAAGCGTGGGCGTGATGGGTGATGAAAGGACCTACGAATATACCGTTGCGTTGCGGGCAGTGACCTCCGTAGACGGGATGACGGCCGACTGGGCCCATCTCCCCTATGAATTCCTGGCCTTTATCTCCAATGACATTATCAATAATGTACAGGGGATCAACCGGGTGGTCTACGATATCAGCAGCAAGCCGCCTGCAACGATCGAATGGGAGTAA
- the pbpC gene encoding penicillin-binding protein 1C, whose amino-acid sequence MKKIFQTRTGRWLKRTGIALAAAFGLFLLLNWLFPLPDQVDYSTIITDRKGELIHAYLTTDQQWRMKTELEEISPLLRKTIVAKEDKYFYYHPGVNLLAVGRAGVKNIFRGRRTSGASTITMQVAKLLEPRRRTYFNKFVEMFRAFQLEWKYSKDEILQLYLNLVPYGGNIEGVKSASTLYFHKNPDHLSLAEITALSIIPNRPSSLVMGRHNDRILQERNRWLQQFAEDKVFTRDEIADALDEPLTATRGAVPRWAPHLSYALQKQGGDIIHTPLDLNMQFKVEKLVEDYSRTLTLKNIRNAAVIVLDNQTHEILSYVGSASFYDTVDAGQVNGARAIRQPGSTLKPLLYGLCMDEGLLTPRSVITDVAVNYNGYTPENYDRRFNGYVTTEYALEHSLNIPAVKSLRLLGKDQFVQKLASCNFRQIRKDQKKLGLSMVLGGCGATLEELTGLYSAFANEGVYYRPQYTLSKDSNARPSGVRLLSPGASFMLNEILSKVNRPDFPLNWQSTERMPKIAWKTGTSYGRRDAWSIGYNKHYTVGVWVGNFSALGIPELSGANVATPLLFRIFNTIDYDSDQEWFQQPADVDIRMVCSETGLLPEAHCKHTVTDYFIPLISSTRTCQDEEELAISSDEKLSYCKVCVPAAGYKKKWYKKVPPDMQQYYRDHRILYAAIPPHNPQCENLLAGNAPVITFPRQGAEYLISRKNPEPLQLTCNVGNDVSKVYWYINNQFFKATDAHTKQFFIPDEGPVKISCTDDKGRNRDCWIRVKYVNL is encoded by the coding sequence ATGAAAAAAATCTTTCAAACAAGGACCGGCAGATGGCTGAAGCGCACAGGGATAGCACTGGCAGCGGCTTTCGGGCTGTTCCTGTTACTGAACTGGCTTTTTCCCCTGCCCGATCAGGTGGATTACTCCACCATCATCACCGACCGCAAAGGCGAGCTGATCCATGCCTACCTGACTACCGACCAGCAGTGGCGGATGAAAACAGAACTGGAAGAGATATCACCGCTGCTGCGCAAGACCATTGTAGCCAAAGAAGACAAGTACTTTTACTATCATCCCGGCGTCAACCTGCTGGCCGTAGGCCGTGCAGGGGTGAAGAATATATTCCGGGGGAGAAGGACCTCGGGCGCTTCCACCATTACTATGCAGGTGGCAAAATTGCTGGAGCCCAGGCGCCGCACCTATTTCAATAAATTCGTGGAAATGTTCCGGGCTTTCCAGCTGGAATGGAAATACAGCAAGGATGAGATCCTGCAACTGTACCTCAACCTGGTGCCTTATGGTGGCAATATTGAAGGCGTGAAATCCGCTTCCACCCTTTACTTCCACAAAAATCCTGATCACCTTTCATTAGCCGAGATCACGGCACTGTCCATTATACCCAATCGCCCTTCTTCCCTGGTGATGGGCCGGCACAATGACCGCATCCTGCAGGAGCGCAACCGCTGGCTGCAGCAGTTTGCCGAAGACAAAGTCTTTACCCGGGACGAGATCGCGGATGCGCTGGATGAGCCGCTGACCGCTACCCGTGGGGCCGTGCCGCGCTGGGCGCCGCACCTTTCCTACGCCCTGCAAAAACAGGGTGGCGATATCATTCACACGCCCCTTGATCTCAATATGCAGTTCAAGGTGGAAAAGCTGGTGGAGGATTATAGTCGCACCCTCACCCTCAAAAATATCCGCAACGCAGCCGTCATTGTACTGGACAACCAGACCCATGAAATACTCAGCTATGTAGGTTCGGCCAGTTTTTATGATACCGTTGATGCAGGCCAGGTGAACGGGGCCCGTGCTATCCGGCAGCCCGGCAGCACCCTGAAGCCCCTGCTCTATGGCCTTTGTATGGACGAAGGGCTGCTGACACCCAGGTCCGTGATCACGGACGTAGCCGTTAATTACAACGGGTATACCCCGGAAAACTATGATCGCCGGTTCAACGGTTATGTCACCACAGAATATGCCCTGGAACATTCCCTGAATATCCCGGCAGTGAAAAGCCTGCGTTTACTGGGAAAGGACCAGTTTGTCCAGAAACTGGCCTCCTGCAATTTCCGGCAGATCCGGAAAGACCAGAAAAAGCTGGGCCTGTCCATGGTGCTGGGCGGTTGTGGCGCCACCCTGGAAGAGCTGACAGGGCTGTATAGCGCCTTCGCCAATGAGGGCGTTTATTACCGGCCGCAGTATACCCTGTCCAAAGACAGTAACGCCAGGCCATCCGGCGTTCGTTTGCTGAGCCCTGGCGCCAGTTTCATGCTCAACGAGATCCTGTCCAAAGTGAACCGGCCCGATTTCCCGCTCAATTGGCAAAGCACGGAACGCATGCCCAAGATTGCCTGGAAGACTGGCACCTCCTATGGCCGCCGCGACGCCTGGAGTATCGGCTACAACAAACATTATACAGTAGGTGTATGGGTAGGTAATTTCTCGGCCCTCGGTATTCCCGAACTGAGCGGCGCCAATGTAGCTACGCCCCTGCTGTTCCGGATCTTCAATACTATTGATTATGACAGCGACCAGGAATGGTTCCAACAGCCGGCCGATGTAGATATCCGGATGGTCTGCTCAGAAACAGGCCTGCTGCCCGAAGCACACTGCAAACATACCGTGACAGATTATTTCATTCCCCTGATCTCTTCCACCCGGACTTGTCAGGATGAGGAAGAGCTGGCGATATCATCAGATGAGAAGCTGTCTTATTGCAAGGTCTGCGTACCGGCTGCAGGCTATAAAAAGAAGTGGTATAAAAAAGTGCCCCCGGATATGCAGCAGTATTACCGGGATCATCGAATCCTGTATGCCGCCATTCCCCCGCATAATCCGCAATGCGAGAACCTGCTGGCAGGGAATGCACCGGTGATCACTTTCCCGCGCCAGGGCGCTGAATACCTGATCAGCCGCAAGAACCCGGAGCCCCTGCAGCTGACCTGTAATGTAGGTAATGATGTGAGTAAGGTATACTGGTATATCAACAACCAGTTCTTCAAAGCCACCGATGCCCATACCAAGCAGTTCTTCATACCGGACGAAGGCCCGGTGAAGATCTCCTGCACGGACGACAAAGGCCGGAACCGCGATTGCTGGATCCGGGTAAAATATGTGAATCTTTAA